The following proteins are co-located in the Planococcus plakortidis genome:
- a CDS encoding DUF6359 domain-containing protein, whose amino-acid sequence MTKSAFSKVFLSLLLALSAALPYMATADAAETISVAEAIENNTGTATVKGFIVGTVVSSGGNYDLEAPFTSATNLAIADSPDETDPAKILSVQLPSGSVRTGLNLVDNPANYKAEVTITGSLEAYFSVPGLKSPTAYTILSEGEAPPTATPVENVQEARDSAGELISVEATVTTGTGFWGGNAFYVQDETAGIYVYTSSATVSPGDIVRLEGTVSTYSGELQLQPNTVEVVSTGNELPEVQVISPAGVNEETQGERISIERVEITGLKAVNNYGTFEFTAVAENGEQVVVRNDNRNGLTFEDFTKQYKEGDLIYLSGIASKYNDTYQVKTLGFESFELVNKPAVYTDIFPGVVSEGTEITLASGWDNATIYYTTDGSEPTTDSAVYAEPIVLTQDTVIKAIAVTGETSEVFSFEYTVLKTKDLKIRDIQGQGHFSKYEDVAVNEVTGVITHFYNGANFVIQDTEGDGDWKTSEAIIVNRSSASSSFAVGDVVTVAGTVEEWFYKGYSDMRDNDLPLTRIRSTDVVKSGTAELPEPIIIGEDVFPPTQNIENDGLTEFQPEEDGIDFWEALELMRVGVADAQIVGPQDYGEVFVVSKNATNNEFHKQGGILLEEDDFNPERITVTTGEGVVAKAGDTFAEAPVGVLGYGFGNYQIWTDETDVPEIVDGGTDPEETWIENAEDKLTVAAYNVENFSADPSHTSDEKAQRIAESFVNDLNSPDIISMVEVQDNDGPETSGNSDATASYERLIADIEAAGGPTYAWTDIAPEYNQDGGQPGGNIRVGFLYNPDRVTLAEGTKGTATQDNSWTPEGDLELNPGRVQPIAMPNTRKPLAAQFEFQGEEIVVIATHLNSKGGDQSLMGQNQPPQFTSEIERIELAKAINGFIADGLEKNPELNVVVTGDMNDFEFTPALKALEGDILTNKVNDVPEEDRFSYYYQGNSQVLDHLLVTNNLADNTKLDMVHINSMFMEEHGRASDHDPLLAQITFDKPQVPGEQEADPDYSGIPAVIEAGEFDENGALDIDFTEGTIDELVESGKDLRIQLDDSSLTFTPANLQQLAQAAGEGMTLSLQAEDAEQVNMRPTLTGQLDIAILDVEGEELDLNFSEPVELSFQTDPSISIQFGAREDEKGKWKIIQGSKNGSTFTLEVNELGHYTVVTNKGQLMKNRR is encoded by the coding sequence GTGACAAAAAGCGCGTTCAGCAAGGTCTTTTTGAGTCTTTTACTGGCTTTATCCGCTGCCTTGCCATATATGGCGACAGCCGATGCGGCAGAAACCATTTCAGTTGCAGAAGCCATTGAAAATAACACCGGAACCGCAACGGTGAAGGGCTTTATCGTTGGTACTGTAGTTAGTAGTGGTGGCAATTATGATTTAGAGGCACCGTTTACTTCAGCGACCAATTTAGCAATAGCTGACAGTCCGGACGAAACCGATCCGGCGAAAATATTGTCAGTTCAATTGCCATCAGGGTCCGTACGCACTGGCCTGAACTTGGTCGACAACCCGGCCAACTACAAAGCGGAAGTGACCATCACCGGTTCATTGGAAGCTTACTTCTCAGTACCGGGCTTGAAATCGCCTACAGCTTACACGATTCTCTCTGAAGGCGAAGCGCCACCGACGGCAACGCCTGTAGAGAATGTTCAGGAAGCACGTGACTCGGCAGGAGAATTGATCTCGGTGGAAGCGACCGTGACAACCGGAACGGGCTTCTGGGGCGGCAACGCTTTTTACGTGCAGGATGAGACAGCGGGCATCTATGTCTACACATCCAGCGCAACTGTCTCGCCGGGCGATATCGTCCGCTTGGAAGGCACCGTTTCTACATACAGCGGCGAGCTTCAATTGCAGCCGAACACGGTAGAAGTCGTGTCTACCGGAAATGAATTGCCGGAAGTACAAGTAATCTCGCCGGCAGGTGTCAACGAAGAGACTCAAGGCGAACGTATTTCGATCGAACGCGTCGAAATCACTGGCTTGAAAGCCGTTAACAATTATGGAACGTTCGAGTTTACGGCCGTCGCGGAAAATGGCGAGCAAGTCGTCGTCCGCAACGACAACCGCAATGGCTTGACGTTCGAGGACTTCACGAAACAATACAAAGAAGGCGACTTGATCTACCTTTCAGGCATCGCTTCGAAATACAACGACACGTACCAAGTGAAAACGCTCGGCTTCGAGAGCTTCGAGCTCGTCAACAAGCCGGCAGTGTACACAGATATCTTCCCGGGCGTCGTCTCGGAAGGAACTGAAATCACGCTCGCAAGCGGGTGGGATAATGCAACGATCTATTACACAACAGATGGATCTGAACCGACAACGGACAGCGCGGTTTATGCTGAGCCAATCGTCCTGACGCAAGATACGGTGATCAAAGCGATCGCAGTGACAGGCGAAACATCGGAAGTCTTTTCATTTGAGTACACGGTCCTGAAAACCAAGGACTTGAAAATCCGCGACATCCAAGGGCAAGGCCATTTTTCGAAATATGAAGATGTGGCTGTCAATGAAGTGACGGGCGTCATCACGCATTTCTATAACGGCGCAAACTTCGTCATCCAAGACACGGAAGGTGACGGCGACTGGAAAACTTCAGAAGCGATCATCGTCAACCGTTCATCCGCATCCAGCAGTTTTGCAGTTGGGGATGTCGTAACAGTCGCAGGGACGGTCGAAGAATGGTTCTATAAAGGCTATTCCGATATGCGTGACAATGATTTGCCGCTCACACGCATCCGTTCGACGGACGTCGTGAAAAGTGGAACGGCGGAACTTCCTGAACCGATCATTATCGGAGAAGATGTGTTCCCGCCGACGCAAAACATCGAAAATGACGGCTTGACGGAATTCCAGCCGGAAGAAGACGGCATCGATTTCTGGGAAGCGCTTGAATTGATGCGTGTCGGTGTAGCCGATGCACAAATCGTCGGGCCGCAAGACTACGGTGAAGTATTTGTAGTATCGAAAAACGCAACGAACAACGAGTTCCATAAACAAGGCGGAATCCTTCTGGAAGAAGACGATTTCAACCCGGAACGCATTACCGTCACGACAGGTGAAGGCGTCGTCGCTAAAGCAGGCGATACATTCGCTGAAGCTCCGGTCGGTGTTCTCGGATATGGATTCGGCAACTACCAGATCTGGACGGACGAAACGGACGTGCCGGAAATTGTAGACGGCGGAACAGATCCGGAAGAAACATGGATTGAAAACGCAGAAGACAAACTGACGGTCGCGGCTTATAACGTCGAAAACTTCTCTGCAGACCCGAGCCACACATCGGACGAGAAAGCGCAGCGCATCGCAGAATCGTTCGTCAACGACTTGAACTCGCCGGATATCATTTCAATGGTCGAAGTACAGGACAACGATGGTCCGGAAACTTCCGGAAACTCCGATGCGACCGCTTCTTATGAACGTCTCATCGCAGACATCGAAGCAGCAGGCGGGCCAACATACGCTTGGACCGACATCGCACCGGAATACAACCAGGACGGCGGGCAGCCAGGCGGCAACATCCGCGTCGGATTCCTGTACAACCCGGACCGCGTTACATTAGCTGAAGGCACAAAAGGGACAGCGACACAGGACAACTCGTGGACACCGGAAGGCGACCTTGAATTGAACCCTGGACGCGTTCAGCCAATTGCAATGCCAAACACGCGCAAGCCGCTCGCGGCACAATTTGAATTCCAAGGCGAAGAAATTGTCGTCATCGCTACGCATTTGAACTCCAAAGGCGGGGATCAAAGCTTGATGGGGCAAAACCAGCCGCCGCAATTCACTTCTGAAATCGAGCGCATCGAATTGGCGAAAGCCATCAACGGCTTTATCGCAGATGGATTGGAGAAAAACCCGGAATTGAATGTTGTCGTTACTGGCGACATGAACGATTTTGAATTCACGCCAGCCCTTAAAGCGCTAGAAGGCGATATCTTGACGAACAAAGTCAACGATGTCCCGGAAGAAGACCGTTTCTCTTACTACTACCAAGGCAATTCCCAAGTGCTCGATCACTTATTGGTGACGAACAACTTGGCGGACAACACAAAACTGGACATGGTCCACATCAACTCGATGTTCATGGAAGAGCACGGGCGTGCATCGGATCATGACCCACTACTTGCACAGATCACATTCGATAAACCGCAAGTGCCTGGTGAGCAAGAAGCGGATCCTGATTACTCCGGGATTCCAGCTGTCATTGAAGCGGGTGAGTTCGACGAAAATGGCGCGCTGGATATCGACTTTACGGAAGGCACAATCGATGAGCTCGTTGAAAGCGGGAAAGATTTGCGCATCCAATTGGACGATTCCAGTTTGACGTTCACGCCGGCGAACTTGCAACAATTGGCACAAGCAGCGGGTGAGGGCATGACGCTTTCGCTCCAAGCAGAAGATGCCGAGCAAGTGAATATGCGCCCGACCTTGACTGGACAGCTCGACATCGCGATTTTGGATGTGGAAGGTGAAGAACTAGACTTGAACTTCTCGGAACCTGTGGAATTGAGTTTCCAAACAGACCCAAGCATCAGCATCCAATTCGGTGCACGCGAAGATGAGAAAGGCAAATGGAAAATCATCCAAGGCAGCAAAAACGGGTCGACGTTCACATTGGAAGTCAACGAACTTGGCCATTACACTGTCGTCACGAATAAAGGGCAATTGATGAAGAACAGAAGATAA